The following nucleotide sequence is from Streptomyces sp. WMMB303.
GCGCTGGCTGGAGGAGGCCGGGCTGACCTACGTGGTCGCCGCCTCCGGATCCGCCGGCGGGCGGCACGTCTGGGTCACCTCCGCCGAGCCGCTGGAGGCCGTGCTGGTCGCCTCCATCGCCAAGGCCGCCGCGCTGCGCTTGCCCACCCTCGACCACGGCCTGCTGTGCAACCCGGCCACCGGAGCGGTCCGCCCGATCGGCGCCGCGCACCGCGACGGCGGGCGCAGCCAGTTGCAGGCTCCGCTCGATTCCCGCCGCGCCGCCGCGCTGCTCTCCCCCACCGGCTGCGGCAACGTCTCCGACGCGTTCGTGCGCCTCGCGCTCATCATCGACTCCGTCCCGGCCCCCGCGACCGTCCGCCCGCGCATCGTGCGCGAGCAGCAGCAGGCCCAGGTCCTCGACGACGAGTTGGGCCCGCGGCTGGCGGGAACCCCGAACACGTTGCTGGACGACGATACGGTCACCCTGCTCACCCACCGCCCGGCCGAGGACCGCGTCAGCGAGACGCTGGCCTCCCTGCTCGGCCGCCTCGCCCTGCGCCGCTGGACGTGGCCAATGGTCGAGAAACTGCTCGACGAGCGCCGCCACCGGGAGGGCGGTCTCCTGCACGCCTGCACCAGCACCCGGCGCGGCGGCAGGCTGCGCATCGTTCTTCCCGGGACCCAGGCCCGCGAGAAGCTGGCCCGCCAGTGGGCCCGCTGCGTGGCGTACGCGGCCACCCTGCCGCTCACCGAGGACACCCTGGAATGGACGCAGAACATCGCCGACGTCGTCGCCCTGGTCGAGGACGTCCAGGCCGCCGCCGACGCCGACCCCGAGCGCTGGGCACGCAAGTCCGGCCCCGCAGACCGCGCCGCCCTCGACCTGCGGTGCCTGTACGCGCTGCGCTCCGGCACCACTGTCCTCGACCTCGACGTCCGCCGTGCCGCCATCGCCGCCGCCCACGGCCGCTCCACCATGCACCGCGCCCAGAACCGCCTCACCCTCGACGGCTGGCTCGCCGACCGCGCCACCGAAGGCCCCGCAGGCACCCACGAACTGCTCCCCGTCACCGCTGCGCACCCTGGAATCACCCTCGCTGCACAGGGTGGGACACAAGGAACCCCGCCCCCCGTAGGGGAGCGGCGAGCCACGCTGATCTCTCGTCTCCAGGAGCGTCTTTCAGCAGGTCAGGCCGATGCTTTCGCCTACGGCAGGGCCACCGATACCCATGCCGGAGGACTTGGCCATCACGCCGGTCGCATCTACCAGCAGCTCATCGAGCACGCAGAACGCCCGTTGAACCTCTCCGAGCTGTGCGCCCGCACCGGGTACGCCCCGCGTACTGCCATCCGGCACCTGAGCGCCCTGCGCAACCTCATGGTCGTCACCCGCGCTGTCATGGCCGTTCATCACGAGTGCCCCACCTGCCACGCCGTGCCAGGCACCCGCTGCATCACAACCGCTGGCACTGTTGTAGGCCGCCGAGGAGCCGACCAGCATGCCGCCCGCCGCACCTTCACCCGCGAGCGCTCCGGCACTCCCCACTACCGCCCCCGGCCCGGCGCCCTGATCACCGCGGCCAAGGCCCTGGGCTGCCATGGCGTCACGGCCAGCCGTGTACGCCGCTACGCCATCGAGATCGAGCTGTACCGGTGGTGGCGCCAGGAAGAGGAGTGGATGCGGGCCCCGAAGAAGGGCGTGCGCACCGGCGTTCAGACCCACCAGGAGCAAGCCGAGTTCGTCGTCACCACGCTTCCCGCTCTCCCCCGCCGCCGCTACCCCCGCACCGCCGACGGCCGTGGCGACCACACCGCGGCGAAAGCCCGCATCCTGCGCCGCATCGCTACCGCCTGAGTGCTATGGCAGTGGTCGTCGCAGCCCGCAGTTGCTCGGTTCTGACGATCATTAGAAGGACGCTCACCACAGGGCTTGTTATTTCCCCCGGGGTCGCCCCTACTGGCGCTTGACTGTGGGTCCCGCTGGGTGCTGAGCCCAGCGGGACCGAGAACCGCGTCTACTGCCGCAGCTCAATCCTGATGGCTAGGGAGGTGCCGCCGGCCGTGATGAGGGCGATGCCTACCGATGAGTCACCCCAGAGTCCGACGGCTGTGCCCCCTCCCGCGCACAACGCGGCGAAGCCCAACTGGGCCCATGCCCGGATCTTCTCGCCGCGGGAACGCCGGGCGGGCAGCTCACCCTGTTCCTCCGTGGAAGCCTGCGACTGCGTCTTATGTGCCCGCTGAACGCTCTTTGCCCTAGACATGATCAACTTTCAGTCATGCGTGCCGCAGCACGCGGTGAATTGACGTCATGGACCATGGATCAGCGAGCAGTTAGCCACGCAAGCCCCCTCCGAAGCCCCGTGCACGTCTTTGGGCAGGGGGGACTGGAACCGAGCACGCCTCCCGGGGCCGTGAGCAGGCGCACTGATGCCGTGTCGGTGCGCAGCGCTACGGTCCCGGTACAGGCGGCAACAGCCAAACAGGAGGGGGACGCTCATGACGACACCAGGGCGCCGAGGAGGGGCAGGTGCCAGCGCTCGCCAGGTCGCTGAGGCGGCCCGCACCGCCGAGCGCACCGCGCAGCACCGCCGTGCGAAGGTCACGCTTCCCCTCACCGCAGCGTGCGCTGTGGTGGTCGGCGTCGCCGCAGCCGTCGCGACCGTGTGGCAGCTGGGGCTGCTCGCTGCGTTCACCGTCGCGGCCTACGGAATCCTGCAGACCTACCGCCGTGCCGACAACTCCTGGGCCAAGGGCGCGGCCGGCGAAGTGGCGACTGCCCGTCTGCTGGCCCCCCTGGCTCGCCGCGGCTACGCGGTACTGCACGACCGGGCCATCCCGGGCAGCCGGGCGAATTTGGATCACCTGGTCGTCGGACCTGCAGGCGTCGCCTACGTCGACACCAAGGCGTGGCGTTCGACGCGGTCGAAGATCAGGGTTGAGGGCGGCACCTTGCGCTACGGCCGGTACGACCAGACGCGGGCCCTGCAGACAGTCTGCTGGGAAGCCGGACAGGCAGCAC
It contains:
- a CDS encoding nuclease-related domain-containing protein; translated protein: MTTPGRRGGAGASARQVAEAARTAERTAQHRRAKVTLPLTAACAVVVGVAAAVATVWQLGLLAAFTVAAYGILQTYRRADNSWAKGAAGEVATARLLAPLARRGYAVLHDRAIPGSRANLDHLVVGPAGVAYVDTKAWRSTRSKIRVEGGTLRYGRYDQTRALQTVCWEAGQAARQLGVEVRPIVAVHGATVPGPRGRIEVQGVMVASAKKLPKLLQNLAPQPGWSADRITAVEALAERRLPPHGS